One window of Nostoc sp. C052 genomic DNA carries:
- a CDS encoding MFS transporter, translating into MLQSTEIMLGLYKPLLWVAQTQVDTSNITPAQASVLTSGPRFFVALISGVILAFAFQLVLTNLSLAAGISYLGHSSDSDSDNGEVGSLGGSIRKIGTAVGIWTLVTVTIALLIASFLAVKLSLVILDPTLGAILGLVIWGAYFLILVWVSSTTVGSLIGSVVNTATSGFQAIMGTATAALGAKAVNNQVVATAEAAAAAVRRELGSAIDPASIRENIEDYLEKIRPPELDVSKIRSDFENLLNDPQLKAIAGTPDIRNIDRQKFIELVSSRTDLSKKDVSRIADTLYKVWQQVVNQQPANEDRLGELIDYLKSLPPGQSKTDELNAKLERLLAENRGSKGTDQKAATGPIQSTLQQGLSALTGIVLGRTDLSDLDVEKILGSLTSAKDKVTEQADKLGLPTPSQPYSPIRADVENYLYNTYAWQLSSERIAQEFHDVIYDPAADPGIVRRELERLSRNDFAKILQQRGLLTQGQIQRIANQLETVRQEVLITVRAIEERDIVQDLQRAVESYLLVTPKADLTSEGIEQNFKPLLADSEADYETLTLRLAHIERQEIRQILLQRNDVQLYEVDSILDELEKQRDRVLVESKGLAEQAQYQAETLWLNVESYLRNTGKSELNPDAIRADFKKLLEDPQAGITSIRARLSRFDRDTLVQLLSQREDLSEDQVNQIINATEESWHSIRHTPQAVVDKAKEQYDSVTTTIADYLRNTGKQELNPEGIQRDLTKLFENPKEGAVALRRRLSQVDRDTLVKLLSQRQDLSEEQVNEIIDSTQTSIRNFVRAPRRLASRTQQRAETFKAYLEEYLRQTGKEELNPEGIKRDLQLLLHDPRVGVESFGDRLSQFDRDTIIALLKIREDISDEEAARIADNMVSVRDQFVEQVRNIQRGIQDAIDGVFARIRNYLNSLDRPELNYDSIKRDVRTFFDDPQAGFDALRDRLSSFDRDTLVAIMSSREDISEEDANRIIDQIERARNTVLQRAERIQQEAQRRLEQVKHQAQRQAEETRKAAATAAWWLFATASVSAFFSALGGAIAVVKL; encoded by the coding sequence ATGCTCCAAAGTACGGAAATCATGCTGGGACTCTACAAACCACTACTATGGGTGGCACAGACTCAAGTAGATACCTCAAATATCACACCAGCACAGGCATCGGTTCTTACTTCCGGGCCGCGCTTTTTTGTAGCTTTAATCTCCGGTGTGATTCTAGCCTTTGCTTTCCAATTAGTTCTCACTAATCTCTCCCTTGCAGCCGGTATTTCCTACCTGGGGCACTCATCTGACTCGGATTCAGATAATGGGGAAGTGGGAAGTTTGGGCGGTAGTATTCGCAAAATCGGCACAGCAGTGGGGATTTGGACATTAGTCACTGTAACGATCGCCTTATTAATTGCTTCTTTCCTCGCGGTAAAATTGAGCCTGGTAATCTTAGATCCAACCTTGGGAGCGATTCTCGGTTTGGTGATTTGGGGTGCTTACTTTCTGATCCTGGTTTGGGTAAGTTCCACCACCGTAGGCTCCTTAATCGGCTCAGTTGTCAATACGGCAACATCCGGGTTTCAGGCGATTATGGGGACTGCTACCGCCGCCTTGGGTGCTAAAGCTGTAAATAACCAAGTGGTAGCCACAGCAGAAGCCGCCGCCGCCGCTGTCCGTCGAGAACTCGGAAGCGCCATCGACCCTGCGAGTATCCGGGAAAACATAGAAGATTACTTAGAAAAGATCCGGCCTCCAGAACTCGATGTGTCAAAGATTCGGAGTGATTTTGAAAATTTACTCAACGATCCGCAATTAAAAGCGATCGCTGGGACTCCAGATATCCGCAACATCGATCGCCAAAAGTTTATCGAGTTAGTCAGCAGTCGCACCGATCTTTCCAAAAAAGACGTTAGCCGCATTGCTGATACTTTGTATAAAGTTTGGCAGCAAGTGGTAAATCAGCAACCAGCCAACGAAGATCGTTTGGGTGAGTTAATCGATTATCTGAAATCACTTCCACCAGGACAAAGCAAAACAGATGAACTCAACGCCAAGCTGGAACGGTTGTTAGCAGAAAACCGTGGTTCTAAAGGAACTGACCAAAAGGCAGCTACCGGGCCAATTCAAAGTACACTCCAGCAAGGATTATCTGCCTTAACCGGCATTGTGTTAGGACGCACAGATTTGTCTGATTTGGATGTGGAAAAAATCTTGGGTAGTCTCACCAGCGCTAAAGATAAAGTCACCGAACAAGCAGATAAGCTAGGGTTGCCCACACCATCACAACCCTATAGCCCAATTCGGGCTGATGTCGAAAACTACCTGTACAATACTTATGCTTGGCAACTGAGTTCAGAAAGAATTGCCCAGGAATTTCATGATGTCATCTACGACCCAGCAGCCGACCCTGGAATCGTCCGCAGGGAACTAGAACGACTATCCCGCAATGATTTCGCCAAAATTTTGCAGCAACGGGGATTGCTTACCCAAGGTCAAATTCAGCGCATTGCAAATCAGCTAGAAACTGTTCGCCAAGAAGTGCTAATAACAGTCAGAGCTATTGAAGAAAGAGATATAGTCCAAGACTTACAGCGCGCAGTAGAAAGTTATCTACTTGTTACTCCGAAAGCAGATTTGACATCCGAAGGCATTGAGCAGAATTTCAAACCACTGCTGGCAGACTCAGAGGCAGATTATGAAACCCTGACATTGCGACTGGCTCACATTGAACGCCAAGAAATTCGGCAGATATTGCTACAACGTAATGATGTCCAGCTATATGAAGTAGACAGCATTCTTGATGAGTTGGAAAAACAACGCGATCGCGTCTTGGTAGAATCCAAGGGATTAGCAGAACAGGCACAATATCAAGCAGAAACCCTGTGGCTGAATGTAGAATCATATCTGCGTAACACCGGCAAATCAGAACTGAATCCTGATGCTATCCGTGCCGACTTCAAAAAGCTACTGGAAGATCCGCAAGCTGGGATTACCTCAATTCGGGCGCGCTTGTCTCGCTTTGACCGCGATACCTTAGTGCAATTGTTGAGCCAGCGAGAAGATTTGAGTGAAGATCAAGTTAATCAAATTATCAATGCTACTGAAGAGTCATGGCATAGTATTCGCCACACACCCCAAGCTGTAGTTGATAAAGCGAAAGAGCAATACGACTCGGTGACAACAACGATCGCAGATTATCTACGGAATACTGGTAAACAAGAACTGAACCCAGAAGGTATTCAGCGAGACTTGACCAAATTGTTTGAAAATCCCAAAGAGGGAGCCGTGGCACTGCGCCGTCGGTTGTCGCAAGTAGACCGGGATACACTGGTGAAATTGCTCAGTCAACGCCAAGATTTGAGTGAAGAACAAGTTAATGAAATCATTGATTCCACTCAAACTTCGATTCGTAACTTTGTGCGTGCGCCTCGTCGCCTAGCTAGCCGTACACAACAAAGAGCAGAAACATTCAAAGCTTATCTGGAAGAGTATCTGCGTCAAACTGGCAAAGAAGAACTCAATCCTGAAGGTATCAAACGCGACTTGCAATTACTGTTGCACGATCCGCGAGTTGGGGTAGAAAGTTTTGGCGATCGCCTTTCCCAATTTGACCGTGATACCATTATCGCTCTGCTGAAAATTCGGGAAGATATTTCTGATGAAGAAGCAGCAAGGATTGCCGATAATATGGTGTCGGTAAGAGATCAATTTGTCGAACAAGTACGGAACATCCAACGGGGCATTCAAGATGCAATTGACGGGGTTTTCGCCCGCATTCGTAACTATCTCAACTCCCTGGATCGCCCAGAACTCAACTATGATAGTATTAAGCGCGATGTTCGGACGTTTTTTGACGATCCTCAAGCCGGATTTGATGCCCTGCGCGATCGCCTCTCCTCCTTTGACCGTGATACCCTAGTGGCAATTATGAGTTCTCGTGAGGATATCTCCGAGGAAGATGCCAACCGGATCATCGACCAAATTGAACGGGCCCGCAACACAGTATTGCAACGTGCAGAACGCATACAGCAGGAAGCCCAACGCCGCCTAGAACAGGTGAAGCATCAAGCACAGCGCCAAGCAGAAGAAACCCGCAAAGCCGCAGCTACAGCAGCGTGGTGGCTGTTTGCCACAGCATCCGTTTCCGCCTTTTTCTCTGCATTAGGAGGAGCGATCGCTGTAGTTAAGCTGTAG
- a CDS encoding PHB depolymerase family esterase → MNIYQTSGLFKKLLILLLGITFLTACDSIQAEERNIGKEKILSGDHYGELNDQGKLRTYYFYTPKSYNPDRPMPLVLVFHGDDGNGRSISNVTHFNELAEQQGFIVVYPDGIDQKWSLRGNAQGKVDDVLFVSALIDRLQQEINIDSHKVYATGFSRGGILTQALACKLPDKIAGFASVAGSLPVRLKPNCQPKSSVSMLMINGTNDRDVLYEGDDHTQRGALVSISDMVDFWRSHDQCTSSKASPNFSEDKVKTALYTGCSGNSEVWQLAVVNGGHFWPGGSSTDENLNKFNAKLGLNASETIWNFFQRHSS, encoded by the coding sequence ATGAACATATATCAAACTTCTGGACTTTTTAAAAAACTTCTGATACTTTTATTAGGAATTACTTTCTTGACTGCCTGCGATTCCATTCAGGCTGAAGAAAGAAATATAGGTAAAGAAAAAATCTTGAGTGGCGATCATTATGGAGAATTAAATGACCAAGGAAAATTACGTACTTACTATTTTTACACTCCAAAATCTTATAATCCAGACCGCCCGATGCCGTTAGTTTTAGTGTTTCATGGAGATGATGGTAATGGTCGGTCTATTAGTAATGTGACTCACTTCAATGAATTAGCAGAGCAACAAGGATTCATTGTTGTTTATCCAGATGGAATTGACCAAAAATGGAGCCTGAGAGGTAACGCTCAAGGAAAGGTGGATGATGTTTTATTTGTCAGTGCTTTGATCGATCGCCTTCAGCAGGAAATCAATATTGATAGTCATAAAGTTTACGCCACTGGTTTTTCTAGAGGTGGCATACTTACCCAAGCACTGGCGTGTAAATTACCTGATAAAATTGCTGGTTTTGCATCAGTAGCGGGTTCGCTTCCAGTTAGACTCAAACCTAATTGCCAGCCTAAAAGTTCCGTATCAATGTTAATGATTAACGGTACAAACGATCGCGACGTGCTTTATGAAGGTGACGACCACACTCAACGAGGAGCGCTGGTTTCGATCTCAGATATGGTAGACTTTTGGCGATCGCACGATCAATGTACCTCATCAAAAGCATCTCCAAATTTTTCTGAAGATAAAGTTAAAACCGCTCTCTACACAGGTTGCAGTGGCAACTCAGAAGTCTGGCAGCTAGCGGTAGTAAACGGTGGACATTTTTGGCCTGGTGGTTCCTCAACTGACGAGAACCTAAACAAATTCAATGCCAAGCTGGGGTTAAACGCCAGCGAAACAATTTGGAACTTTTTTCAACGTCACAGTTCATAA
- a CDS encoding dienelactone hydrolase family protein produces the protein MQEVTRRKFIATATLATGFALAVQPISSQAITTDAKGLVAGAVKIPVKDGEIPAYRAAPATGENFPIVLVIQEIFGVHEHIQDITRRFARLGYLAIAPELFIRQGDVSKLSSIDEIRPIVAKVPDAQVLSDLDATVKWAKKSAKGNGEKLGITGFCWGGRITWLYAAHNPNVKAGVAWYGRLVGDATELQPQYPIDIVSTLKAPILGLYGGKDTGIPLDTVEQVRDRLKSSNSKSEIIVYPDAPHAFFADYRPSYREKEAKDGWKRLLAWFKQNGV, from the coding sequence ATGCAAGAAGTAACTCGCCGCAAATTCATTGCAACAGCCACCCTAGCAACAGGTTTTGCCCTCGCAGTACAACCCATTTCTTCCCAAGCTATCACCACTGATGCCAAGGGGTTAGTCGCTGGTGCGGTGAAAATTCCTGTCAAAGATGGCGAAATTCCTGCCTATAGAGCAGCACCGGCTACTGGTGAAAATTTCCCAATTGTTCTGGTAATCCAAGAAATCTTTGGCGTACACGAGCATATTCAGGATATCACTCGTCGCTTTGCTCGGTTGGGATATTTAGCGATCGCACCGGAATTATTTATCCGTCAAGGCGATGTCTCAAAGTTAAGCAGCATAGACGAAATTCGCCCAATTGTCGCTAAAGTACCAGATGCCCAAGTGTTATCCGATCTCGATGCCACAGTAAAGTGGGCAAAGAAGTCAGCTAAGGGTAATGGCGAGAAGTTGGGAATTACAGGCTTTTGTTGGGGTGGTCGTATTACCTGGTTATATGCAGCACACAATCCTAACGTGAAGGCAGGTGTGGCATGGTACGGGCGACTTGTAGGTGATGCAACTGAACTTCAGCCCCAGTATCCCATCGATATCGTATCGACCCTGAAAGCCCCCATTCTCGGACTTTATGGTGGGAAGGATACGGGTATTCCTCTAGATACTGTAGAGCAGGTGCGCGATCGCTTAAAGTCCAGCAATAGCAAATCTGAAATTATCGTCTATCCCGATGCACCCCACGCATTTTTTGCCGATTATCGCCCCTCCTACCGCGAGAAGGAAGCTAAGGATGGCTGGAAACGCCTCTTGGCATGGTTTAAGCAAAATGGTGTTTAA
- a CDS encoding pentapeptide repeat-containing protein, whose product MLNLPTQDLRYTAIHFLEQSPPQRLQILKQLGIARYDFLTKIQLNEANIICIMRFFKYPNQLKFPNLIGADLSGLILDGVNFIRGNLSEANLQGSSLVNADLLFVNFTKANLRNADLRGATLNETIWLETIVDKCQLGVSTGLNYLQRQDLQLRGAIFNS is encoded by the coding sequence ATGCTAAATCTGCCGACTCAAGACCTACGCTACACAGCTATCCATTTTTTAGAACAAAGTCCTCCACAGCGTCTACAAATTCTTAAGCAACTGGGCATAGCTCGTTATGATTTTTTAACCAAAATACAACTAAATGAAGCAAACATCATCTGTATAATGCGGTTTTTCAAGTATCCCAATCAGTTAAAGTTTCCTAATCTTATTGGAGCGGATTTATCTGGTTTAATTTTAGATGGAGTAAACTTTATTCGAGGGAATTTGTCAGAAGCAAATCTCCAAGGTAGTAGTTTAGTAAATGCAGACCTTTTATTTGTAAATTTTACGAAAGCCAACTTGAGAAATGCAGATTTACGAGGTGCAACTCTGAACGAGACTATTTGGTTAGAAACTATAGTAGATAAGTGTCAACTTGGTGTGAGTACTGGTTTAAATTATCTGCAACGTCAAGATTTACAATTACGCGGAGCTATATTTAATTCTTGA
- the purT gene encoding formate-dependent phosphoribosylglycinamide formyltransferase — MSIKLPQKLMLLGSGELGKEFAIAAQRLGNYVIAVDRYANAPAMQVADAYEVISMLSADDLEAVVTKHQPDIIIPEIEAIRTEKLIEFEQRGITVIPTAAATNYTMNRDRIRELGHQQLGIRTAKYGYATTLEELIAVSDKIGFPNVVKPVMSSSGKGQSVVPDRSEVEKAWNYAIANSRGDSQKVIVEEFINFEIEITLLTIKQWNAPTIFCSPIGHRQERGDYQESWQPAEISEDKILKAQEIAIKVTDALGGAGIFGVEFFITKDEVIFSELSPRPHDTGMVTLISQNLNEFELHLRAILDLPIPHIEQLGASASAVILASEKSDSIAFSGVADALSEKDVDIKLFGKPNAHPYRRMGVALAKGVNVQEAREKATKAASKITII; from the coding sequence ATGAGTATTAAGTTGCCCCAAAAATTGATGTTGCTGGGTTCAGGAGAACTAGGCAAAGAATTTGCGATCGCGGCTCAACGTCTTGGTAATTATGTGATTGCTGTTGACCGCTACGCCAATGCTCCAGCGATGCAGGTTGCTGATGCTTATGAAGTTATTTCTATGCTCAGTGCTGATGATTTAGAAGCTGTAGTGACAAAACATCAGCCAGATATAATTATACCAGAAATTGAAGCAATCAGAACAGAAAAACTGATCGAATTTGAACAGCGGGGCATTACAGTTATACCAACTGCGGCTGCTACTAACTATACAATGAATCGCGATAGAATTCGGGAACTGGGACATCAACAATTAGGCATCAGAACGGCTAAATATGGGTATGCAACAACTCTAGAAGAATTGATTGCAGTTTCGGATAAAATTGGCTTTCCCAATGTTGTTAAACCTGTGATGTCATCCTCTGGGAAAGGTCAGTCTGTAGTGCCGGATCGGAGTGAAGTTGAGAAGGCTTGGAATTATGCGATCGCTAATTCTAGAGGAGACAGTCAAAAAGTCATCGTTGAAGAATTTATTAACTTTGAAATTGAGATAACTTTACTGACAATTAAACAGTGGAATGCACCGACAATTTTTTGTTCTCCCATTGGTCATCGCCAAGAACGAGGAGATTATCAAGAATCCTGGCAACCCGCAGAAATTTCTGAAGACAAGATATTAAAAGCTCAAGAAATAGCCATAAAAGTCACTGATGCTTTAGGAGGAGCCGGAATTTTTGGCGTTGAATTTTTCATTACCAAAGATGAAGTGATTTTTTCGGAACTTTCTCCCAGACCCCATGACACGGGAATGGTGACGTTAATCTCACAAAATCTTAACGAATTTGAACTCCATCTACGAGCTATTTTAGACTTGCCAATTCCTCATATAGAGCAGCTAGGAGCCTCAGCCAGCGCGGTAATTTTAGCATCAGAAAAATCTGACTCTATTGCTTTTAGTGGTGTCGCCGATGCTTTGTCAGAAAAAGATGTAGATATTAAATTATTTGGTAAACCTAATGCTCATCCATATCGGCGAATGGGCGTAGCTTTGGCAAAGGGTGTGAATGTCCAAGAGGCTAGGGAAAAGGCTACGAAAGCCGCAAGTAAAATCACAATTATCTAA
- a CDS encoding serine hydrolase, producing MLLTHKENIVKFSWLLPSFLSLLLFGSTVKANGAMPAAGVAIENWHFDSNRNHLDFTTDENVQPKVQLLTNPTRLVIDLPGVTLGYPQTSQRVGLVIKDIRIEQFNAETTRMVVTLAPGYTFDLAQVQLQEESPNHWSVQLPKPIQQTATQPQYLEVTPSISPRVNDNSTLFAGVVPMHSPMKALEPQIKALMNRYSFLKTGMFFLDLDTGDYLDIGGDRVFPAASTIKLPILIAFFQDLDAGKVSLQENLTMRRDLVTNGSGSMQYERVGKKYTALETITKMITISDNTATNMIIDRLGGAAKLNQRFRSWGLKDTVIRHLLADLRGTNTTSSQDMARVLALVVNNKLVSPQSREQALDILRHTTIHTLLPAGLGKGAVIANKTGDIGFLIGDAGFVTMPNGKRYLASIFVTRPYKDTRGRDFIRQVSQLVYNYLNQMNPVAAVNSSYGVTR from the coding sequence ATGCTACTCACACACAAAGAAAACATTGTAAAATTTAGCTGGCTTCTACCCAGCTTCTTAAGCTTGCTCCTGTTTGGTTCCACTGTTAAAGCTAATGGTGCAATGCCTGCGGCGGGCGTAGCCATCGAAAATTGGCATTTTGACAGCAATCGTAATCATCTGGACTTCACCACAGATGAGAACGTTCAACCGAAAGTACAACTACTTACCAACCCGACTCGTTTGGTAATTGATTTACCTGGAGTTACATTAGGATATCCACAGACTAGTCAAAGAGTGGGATTAGTAATTAAAGACATTCGCATCGAGCAGTTTAACGCAGAGACTACCCGCATGGTAGTTACTTTAGCACCTGGTTACACTTTTGATTTAGCACAGGTGCAACTGCAAGAGGAATCTCCTAATCATTGGTCTGTGCAGTTACCCAAGCCAATCCAACAGACTGCAACCCAGCCGCAATATTTAGAAGTAACTCCGAGTATTTCTCCAAGAGTGAATGATAATAGCACTCTCTTTGCTGGCGTAGTTCCCATGCATTCACCGATGAAAGCGCTGGAACCTCAAATTAAAGCCTTGATGAATCGCTACAGCTTTCTGAAAACAGGAATGTTTTTTCTGGATTTGGATACTGGGGATTATTTGGATATTGGAGGCGATCGCGTTTTCCCTGCTGCTAGTACAATAAAACTGCCAATACTTATCGCCTTTTTCCAAGATTTAGATGCAGGTAAAGTCAGCCTTCAGGAAAACCTGACGATGCGGCGTGACTTAGTTACTAATGGTTCTGGAAGTATGCAGTATGAACGAGTTGGTAAGAAGTACACAGCTTTAGAAACCATCACTAAGATGATTACCATTAGCGATAATACTGCCACAAACATGATTATCGATCGCTTAGGTGGAGCGGCGAAACTAAATCAGCGTTTCCGTAGTTGGGGACTGAAAGACACAGTAATTCGCCATCTTTTAGCTGACTTGAGAGGAACCAACACCACAAGTTCTCAAGATATGGCGCGGGTGCTGGCTTTGGTTGTGAACAACAAGCTAGTTTCGCCACAGAGTCGAGAACAAGCCTTAGATATTCTGCGCCACACTACAATTCATACACTGCTTCCCGCCGGTTTGGGGAAAGGTGCTGTCATCGCCAACAAAACCGGAGATATCGGCTTTCTCATTGGCGACGCGGGATTTGTAACTATGCCCAATGGTAAGCGTTACTTAGCTTCCATCTTCGTTACCCGTCCCTATAAAGACACCAGGGGAAGAGACTTTATTCGTCAAGTTTCCCAACTTGTTTACAATTACCTGAATCAGATGAATCCGGTTGCTGCGGTTAATTCATCTTATGGTGTTACGAGATAG
- the crtH gene encoding carotenoid isomerase produces MTNDVIVIGSGIGGLVTATQLAAKGAKVLVLERYLIPGGSAGYFERQGYRFDVGASMIFGLGQKGTTNLLTRALSSVNVSQEAIADPVQIHYHLPQGLDLKVDRVYEKFLQNLIAHFPHEKQGIRRFYDECQKVFKCLNSMDLLSLEEPRYLLRVFFQHPLACLGLAKYLPQNAGDVARRYIKDPQLLKFIDMECYCWSVVPSDMTPMINAGMVFSDRHYGGVNYPKGGVGQIAQKLVDGLEKAGGQIQYQARVTKILTEQGKAVGVQLANGKVYRGKRIVSNATRWDTFTQLLPPEVMPDNEKKWQQNYQKSPSFLSLHIGVKESVLPVGTECHHILLEDWEKMTDAEGTVFVSIPTLLDPDLAPNGYHIIHAFTPHWIDDWQELSQGEYEAKKEKAAWRIIDRLEKLFPGLDAGLDYLEVGTPRTHRRFLGREDGTYGPIPRRKLWGLLNMPFNRTAIPGLYCVGDSTFPGQGLNAVAFSGFACAHRIAVDLGL; encoded by the coding sequence ATGACAAATGACGTGATCGTGATTGGGTCTGGGATTGGCGGATTAGTAACAGCGACTCAGTTAGCAGCGAAGGGAGCGAAAGTACTCGTACTGGAACGTTATTTGATTCCAGGTGGTAGCGCTGGTTATTTTGAACGCCAAGGCTATCGATTCGATGTTGGGGCGTCAATGATTTTTGGGCTGGGACAGAAGGGTACTACCAACTTACTCACCCGTGCATTATCAAGTGTAAATGTCAGCCAAGAAGCGATCGCAGATCCGGTACAGATTCATTATCATCTACCCCAAGGTTTAGACTTGAAGGTTGACCGGGTTTATGAAAAATTTTTGCAAAATCTTATTGCTCATTTTCCCCATGAAAAACAAGGGATTCGTCGCTTTTATGACGAATGCCAAAAAGTATTCAAGTGCCTCAACAGTATGGATTTGCTGTCGCTGGAAGAACCTCGGTATCTACTGCGCGTATTTTTTCAGCATCCTTTAGCCTGTCTCGGTTTAGCCAAGTATCTGCCCCAAAATGCCGGAGATGTGGCGCGGCGTTACATCAAAGACCCGCAATTATTGAAATTTATCGATATGGAATGTTATTGCTGGTCGGTAGTTCCATCAGATATGACACCAATGATTAATGCTGGGATGGTCTTTTCTGACAGGCATTATGGCGGAGTTAACTATCCCAAAGGCGGAGTCGGACAAATTGCTCAAAAACTAGTAGATGGTCTAGAAAAAGCTGGAGGTCAGATTCAGTACCAAGCTAGAGTCACCAAAATTCTCACAGAACAGGGAAAAGCGGTAGGTGTACAACTGGCGAATGGTAAAGTATATCGGGGTAAACGCATAGTTTCTAATGCTACACGGTGGGATACATTTACACAATTATTACCACCAGAAGTAATGCCAGATAATGAGAAAAAATGGCAACAGAATTACCAAAAATCTCCAAGCTTTTTGAGTTTGCATATTGGCGTAAAGGAGTCAGTTTTACCAGTAGGGACAGAGTGTCACCATATTTTGCTGGAAGATTGGGAAAAGATGACAGATGCAGAAGGTACAGTGTTTGTTTCGATTCCCACATTACTTGACCCAGATTTAGCACCAAATGGATATCACATCATTCATGCCTTTACGCCTCACTGGATTGATGATTGGCAAGAACTTTCTCAGGGTGAGTATGAAGCGAAGAAAGAAAAGGCAGCTTGGCGAATTATTGACCGCCTAGAGAAGCTTTTTCCCGGTTTAGATGCCGGATTGGATTATTTAGAAGTGGGGACACCGCGCACCCATCGCCGCTTTTTGGGTCGTGAAGATGGCACTTATGGGCCAATTCCCCGACGTAAGTTGTGGGGATTATTGAATATGCCCTTTAATCGCACAGCTATTCCAGGACTTTATTGTGTAGGGGATAGTACCTTTCCCGGTCAAGGGTTGAATGCAGTCGCTTTTTCTGGGTTTGCTTGTGCCCATCGCATCGCCGTAGATTTAGGATTGTGA
- the upp gene encoding uracil phosphoribosyltransferase, with protein MTLQLRVYVPPHPLIKHWLAVARDAGTPSVLFRSAMTELGRWLTYEAARDWLPTQETAVQSPLDTCPATVIDPQVPMAVVPILRAGLGLLEGAQTLLPLASIYHLGLARDEETLQPHCYLNKLPDKFDPQTRVLVTDPMLATGGSIMAAMAELTQRGADPSLIRIICVVAAPPALQKLSEAYPGLIIYTATIDEKLNSKGYIVPGLGDAGDRIFGT; from the coding sequence ATGACGCTACAATTGCGCGTTTATGTTCCACCCCATCCCCTAATCAAACACTGGCTAGCAGTTGCCCGTGATGCAGGCACACCTTCAGTATTGTTCCGCAGTGCGATGACTGAGTTGGGAAGATGGCTGACTTATGAAGCTGCGCGAGACTGGTTGCCGACCCAAGAAACGGCGGTGCAGAGTCCCTTAGATACCTGTCCCGCAACGGTAATTGATCCGCAAGTGCCGATGGCAGTAGTGCCGATTCTTCGGGCTGGATTAGGATTACTAGAGGGAGCGCAGACTTTATTACCTTTAGCATCGATTTATCATCTTGGCTTGGCACGAGATGAAGAAACACTGCAACCTCATTGTTATCTGAACAAGTTACCAGATAAATTTGATCCTCAAACACGAGTGTTAGTTACCGATCCAATGTTGGCAACTGGAGGGTCAATCATGGCAGCAATGGCAGAATTGACACAACGGGGGGCCGATCCATCTCTGATACGGATTATTTGTGTAGTGGCAGCTCCACCTGCTTTGCAAAAACTGAGTGAAGCTTATCCGGGTTTAATAATTTACACCGCTACTATTGACGAAAAACTGAATAGCAAGGGGTATATTGTACCGGGATTGGGAGATGCAGGCGATCGCATCTTTGGGACTTAA
- a CDS encoding YggT family protein translates to MYLLINTLASFIQIYTVLLIIRVLLTWFPTINWYNQPFATLSQITDPYLNLFRSIIPPLGGIDFSAMLAIILLQIVGGGLQAI, encoded by the coding sequence ATGTACCTTCTGATTAACACTCTGGCCAGTTTCATCCAGATTTATACTGTTCTGCTAATTATTCGGGTTTTATTGACCTGGTTCCCCACTATCAACTGGTACAATCAACCATTTGCCACTTTGAGCCAGATAACCGATCCTTATCTGAATCTGTTCCGTTCAATCATTCCCCCTTTGGGTGGTATAGACTTTTCAGCAATGTTAGCCATCATACTGCTTCAAATAGTAGGTGGTGGTCTGCAAGCCATCTGA
- a CDS encoding biotin carboxylase encodes MRLRSLTVIFISCLITFLSWVIVPPALALTQIKLFDVSYKDCPPELAEGAVLSSGSAAANCFLVIGKAENGTNKTVYDADIFGRIYDANNDSVMQNRTRLGSITEVPPGISDFELRISVPANQPTPLKLKQFKAAGFSGQVRK; translated from the coding sequence ATGCGGTTGCGCTCACTCACGGTCATTTTTATTTCCTGTCTTATCACCTTTCTATCGTGGGTGATTGTTCCCCCAGCTTTAGCCCTGACACAAATTAAACTATTTGATGTCTCTTATAAAGATTGCCCACCAGAACTTGCAGAAGGGGCTGTTCTCAGTAGTGGTAGCGCGGCTGCCAATTGTTTTCTTGTCATTGGCAAAGCAGAAAATGGCACTAATAAAACAGTCTACGACGCAGATATTTTTGGACGCATCTATGATGCTAATAATGACTCTGTGATGCAAAACCGCACTCGCTTAGGCTCCATCACCGAAGTACCACCAGGTATCAGCGATTTTGAATTGAGAATTTCTGTACCTGCAAATCAGCCTACTCCGTTGAAGCTGAAGCAGTTTAAGGCTGCTGGCTTTAGCGGTCAAGTACGTAAGTAA